In Thermus aquaticus, the sequence CTTTTTCCCTTTCTTTGAGGCCCTCACCCCTATCCGGGAGATCGGGGAGCTCCCCATCGCCAGCCGCCCCGTCTACCGCCACGGCCGGGTCAGGGACATCGGGGACCTCCGGGCCATCCCCTGGGTCATGGCCTGGACCCAGGTGCGCCTTCTTCTGCCGGGCTGGTACGGCCTCTCCGTCCTGGAAGAGCTTCCTTTGGAGCTTCTAAGGGAGATGTACCGGGAATGGCCCTTCTTCGCCACCACCCTGGAGAGCGCCGCCATGGCCCTGGCCAAGGCCGACCTGGGGGTAGCCCGGCTCTATTTGCGCCTGGTGCCCGAGGCCCTCCACCCCCTCTTTCACCGGATCGCCGAGGAGTACCTCCGCACCCAGGCCCTCCTGGAGGCCATCTTCCAGGCCCCTCTCCTCCACAACCAAAGGACCTTGGAGCGCCAGATCGCCCTCAGAAACCCCTACGTGGACCCCATCAACATCGTCCAGGTGGAGCTCCTAAGGCGCTACCGCGCCCCCGGGGGGCGGGAGGACGAGGCCTTGAGGAAGGCCCTGCTCCTCTCCATCCTGGGGGTGGCGGCGGGCCTCAGGAACGCAGGGTAAGATGGGGTCCATGGAGCTTTTGGGCCACCACCAGGACCAGCGGGTGGGGGTGTTCGTGGACACCCAGAACCTCTACCACTCCGCCCGGGACTACTACGAGCGGAACGTCAACTTTGAAAGCCTCCTCCGCTTCGCCGTGGGGGGAAGGCGCCTGGTCCGGGCCACGGCCTACGTGGTGGAGAAGGAGGGGGACACCTCGGCCTGGCCCTTCATCTACAAGCTTTCCACCATCGGCTACCGGGTGCGGCGCATGTACCTGACGGTGAAGGAGACCGGGGAGGGCGGAAGGCCCATCTACGAGGGCAACTGGGACATGGGCATCGCCGCCGACATGGTGCGCCTCATGCCCTACCTGGACGTGGTGGTCCTGGGGAGTGGGGACGGGGACTTTGTGGAGATCCTCGAGGTCCTCATGGAAAGGGGCATCCGGGTGGAGGTCATCGCCTTCCGGGAGACCACGGCTCAGAGGCTTATAGACGCCGTGGACCGCTTCGTCCACCTCCCCGAGATCCCCAACCCCTTCATGGAGCCCAAAAACCCCGAGCGCTAGGCTATGGCAGGACTGGAAGCTTACGATTACCACCTTCCTCCCGAGCTCATCGCCCAGGAAGGGGTGGAGCCCCGCGACCTGGCCCGGATGATGGTGGTCTACCGGGAAGGCCCCTTCCGGGTGGCGCACCGGCGGGTGCGGGACCTGCCGGAGTTCCTGCGCCCAGGGGACCTCCTGGTCTTCAACGAGAGCAAGGTGATCCCGGCCCGCCTCCTGGCCAGGAAGCCCACGGGGGGCAGGGTGGAGGTCCTTCTGGTGCGGGAAAGGGCCCCGGGCCTATGGGAGGCCCTCCTGGGCCCCGCCAGGAGGGCCCCGGTGGGGACGGAGCTTTCCTTCCTCTCCCCCAGGGATTGGCGCCCGGTCCCGGGCCTGAAGGCGGAGGTGGTGGGGGTGGAGGCGGACGGGGTGCGCCTCCTCCAGATCCAGGGGGACCTCTTGGCCCACCTGGAGGAGGTGGGGGAGGTCCCCCTTCCCCCCTACATCAAGGCCCAGATTCCCCTGGAGCGCTACCAGACCGTCTACGCCAAGCGCCCGGGCTCCGTGGCCGCCCCCACGGCGGGCCTCCACTTCACCCCGGAGCTTCTGGAAAGACTTCGGGAGATGGGGGTGGAGCTCCACTTCCTGACCCTCCACGTGGGGCCCGGCACCTTCCGGCCGGTGAAGGGGGATCCGGAGAAGCACGCCATGCACCCCGAGCCCTACGAGATCCCCGAGGCCGCCGCCCTTGCGGTGAACCGGGCCAAGGCCGAGGGGAGGCGGGTCATCGCCGTGGGCACCACGGTGGTGCGGGCCCTGGAGAGCGCCTACCGGGAAGGGAAGGGGGTGGCGGCGGGGGCGGGGGAGACCCGGCTCTTCATCCGCCCCCCCTACGCCTTCAAGGTCATAGACGGCCTCTTCACCAACTTCCACCTGCCCAGGTCCACCCTCCTCATGCTGGTGGCGGCCTTTTTGGGCTACGAGCGCACCATGGAGGCCTACCGTCTGGCCGTGGAAGAGGGCTACCGCTTTTATTCCCTGGGCGACGCCATGCTGATCCTCTGAAGGAAGTCCAAGGCGGCCTCCTTGGGAAGGAGGGTGGGCCGCCTTTCCGGAGCGAACCAGGCGAGGAGGGGGGCCACGTCCTCATCCGGGGCGGAATCTTGGGGGGCCAGGAGGACCTTGTGGTCGCCGTCCTCGAGGTGAAGCAGGCCCACCACCTCGCCCTCCGCCTCGCCCAGGGGGTGGGGAGGTCCCAGGAGCGCGGCGTCCACCTCCTCCCCGTCGGCAGGGTTCAGGAGGCCCGGGATGAGGCCGTAGTTGACCGGGGCGGGCCGGTCCTCGCCCACCGGGACGAGCCTTCCCTCCTTCCAGGCGTGCCGGAGGGGGCTTCCCTTGGTCCACTCCACGATCATCCGGAGGCGCATGGCTAAATGCCCAGGATCAGCCGGGCCACGCTCAGGTAGATGAGGAGGCCGATCACGTCGGAGAGGGTGGCGATAAGGGGGTTGGAGACCAGGGCCGGGTCCACGCCGAGCCGCCTTAGGACCATGGGGAGCGTGGAGCCCACCAGGTTGGCGAAGAGGACCAGGAGGAAAAGGGACAGGCCCACCACGGGGATGAGGGGGCCATAGCCGTCCAGCCCCACCTTGATGAGGAGGACAGAGGCCAGGGTGAGGCCTAAAAGGCTTCCCACCACCGTTTCCTTGAATAGGACCCGCCGCCAGTCCCTGAGGTCCAGGTCCCGGGTGGCCAGGGCCCGGATGATGAGGGTGGCCGACTGGTTGCCCGTGTTCCCCCCGGTGCCTATGAGGACGGGCACGTAAAAGGCCAGGGCGGTGACGGCCTCCAGGACGCTTTCAAAGCCCTGCAGGATGGAGCTGGTCACCATCCCGGTCAGGATCAGGATGATGAGCCAGCGCACCCGGGCCAGCCAGAGCTGGAGCGGCGAGGCCTGGCTGTAGACCAGGTCGGGCACGTCCACGGCGGCCAGCTTGTGGATGTCCTCGGTGGCCTCCTCCTCCAGCACGTCCAGGACGTCGTCCACGGTGACGATGCCCACGAGGTGCCCCTCCTCGTCCACCACCGGCAGCACGGTGAAGTCGTAGTCGGCCATGAGGCGGGCCACCTCCTCCTGGTCGGTGTCGGTGCGGACGTAGACCACCTTGGGGTTCATGATCTCGGCCACCTTGGTCCTGGGGTCGGCCACGATCAGGTCCCTCAGGGAAAGCACGCCCATGAGCCGGCCCTCCTCGTCCACCACGTAGAGGTAGTAGATGGTCTCGGCGTCGGGGGCGGCCCGG encodes:
- a CDS encoding NYN domain-containing protein, giving the protein MELLGHHQDQRVGVFVDTQNLYHSARDYYERNVNFESLLRFAVGGRRLVRATAYVVEKEGDTSAWPFIYKLSTIGYRVRRMYLTVKETGEGGRPIYEGNWDMGIAADMVRLMPYLDVVVLGSGDGDFVEILEVLMERGIRVEVIAFRETTAQRLIDAVDRFVHLPEIPNPFMEPKNPER
- the queA gene encoding tRNA preQ1(34) S-adenosylmethionine ribosyltransferase-isomerase QueA, which encodes MAGLEAYDYHLPPELIAQEGVEPRDLARMMVVYREGPFRVAHRRVRDLPEFLRPGDLLVFNESKVIPARLLARKPTGGRVEVLLVRERAPGLWEALLGPARRAPVGTELSFLSPRDWRPVPGLKAEVVGVEADGVRLLQIQGDLLAHLEEVGEVPLPPYIKAQIPLERYQTVYAKRPGSVAAPTAGLHFTPELLERLREMGVELHFLTLHVGPGTFRPVKGDPEKHAMHPEPYEIPEAAALAVNRAKAEGRRVIAVGTTVVRALESAYREGKGVAAGAGETRLFIRPPYAFKVIDGLFTNFHLPRSTLLMLVAAFLGYERTMEAYRLAVEEGYRFYSLGDAMLIL
- a CDS encoding ADP-ribosylglycohydrolase; this encodes MRLRMIVEWTKGSPLRHAWKEGRLVPVGEDRPAPVNYGLIPGLLNPADGEEVDAALLGPPHPLGEAEGEVVGLLHLEDGDHKVLLAPQDSAPDEDVAPLLAWFAPERRPTLLPKEAALDFLQRISMASPRE
- the mgtE gene encoding magnesium transporter; translated protein: MEKILSPILKALEEGDTLSLKRLLEEAHPQDLLLIWDDLNGEHRYVLLTLLPKERAAEVFSNLPPEDQAEYLKTLPPWRVQELLEELSLDDLADALQAVEEEDPALARKLKEALDPETRAEVEELTQYEEDEAGGLMTPEYVAVRASMAVEDVLRFLRRAAPDAETIYYLYVVDEEGRLMGVLSLRDLIVADPRTKVAEIMNPKVVYVRTDTDQEEVARLMADYDFTVLPVVDEEGHLVGIVTVDDVLDVLEEEATEDIHKLAAVDVPDLVYSQASPLQLWLARVRWLIILILTGMVTSSILQGFESVLEAVTALAFYVPVLIGTGGNTGNQSATLIIRALATRDLDLRDWRRVLFKETVVGSLLGLTLASVLLIKVGLDGYGPLIPVVGLSLFLLVLFANLVGSTLPMVLRRLGVDPALVSNPLIATLSDVIGLLIYLSVARLILGI